A window of Methanomassiliicoccales archaeon contains these coding sequences:
- a CDS encoding methylamine methyltransferase corrinoid protein reductive activase, whose translation MGYGIALDLGTSGYRTHLVDLSQNGKIVSTAITMRHPLPGANIMDHLHFWMENGSEVGHRIIAKTVDKLIGLHNTDPGEIRTMAICGNPAQLSMFENIEIRDLAYAGKSLLKRLNVDVPKRRAHTRVASDLGLSSVHPECEVRIPPSIRHEIGADALAMIMKSHMLERDETCIVTDYGTNAEMGLYVDGELYTGSAAAGPAMEGQSIEYGMLAAPHAISDLEVQSDGSWRNFVLDERLKAQKGAAVDVRTGKIRAPSGIKARGITGTGVVAAVALGLETGVIKLPNLTTPDKKIHLQDGVFITEHDVLEAGKAMGAIRAGHRTLIEEVGIDDEEVKAMYLAGASGTYVDPIKAQTVGLVPRVLERTYQCGNTSLMMAYDLLVQDEALDKMQSVADGMAAKHIMFATSKVFEDIYVNEIAYWLEGMPSELFNKLLKDKGYRPLPEIKRPKETLRIVSSDIPILGDKGLKTLEHVGVYLLAEPEGCKGCKKCMRECPERALRIERTDEGKFRLRIATEYCLGTACKKCESVCPEQVMRFSDLKIVRREETA comes from the coding sequence ATGGGTTATGGCATTGCTCTTGACCTCGGCACGAGTGGTTATCGAACTCATCTCGTCGACCTTTCCCAAAACGGCAAGATCGTTTCCACGGCCATCACCATGAGGCATCCCTTGCCGGGTGCCAATATCATGGACCACCTGCATTTCTGGATGGAGAACGGCTCGGAGGTCGGGCACCGCATCATTGCGAAGACGGTGGACAAGCTCATCGGCCTACACAACACGGACCCGGGAGAGATCCGGACCATGGCCATCTGCGGCAATCCCGCCCAGCTTTCCATGTTCGAGAACATCGAGATCCGCGATCTAGCCTATGCCGGCAAGTCATTGCTCAAGCGCCTCAACGTCGACGTGCCGAAGAGGCGGGCGCACACCCGGGTGGCGTCCGATTTAGGTCTATCATCCGTGCATCCGGAGTGCGAGGTGCGCATTCCCCCGTCCATTCGCCATGAGATCGGGGCCGATGCGTTGGCGATGATCATGAAGTCCCACATGCTGGAGCGTGATGAGACCTGCATAGTCACCGACTACGGCACCAACGCCGAAATGGGGTTGTACGTGGATGGTGAGCTCTACACCGGCTCAGCGGCCGCCGGGCCGGCCATGGAGGGGCAGAGCATCGAGTATGGCATGCTGGCCGCGCCGCACGCCATCTCCGACCTGGAGGTGCAGTCGGACGGCAGCTGGCGGAATTTCGTTCTGGACGAGAGGCTCAAGGCGCAGAAGGGAGCGGCCGTGGACGTGCGAACGGGCAAGATACGGGCCCCCAGCGGCATCAAGGCGCGCGGCATCACCGGTACCGGCGTGGTGGCGGCGGTCGCCCTCGGCCTGGAGACTGGCGTGATCAAGCTTCCCAACCTCACCACTCCGGATAAGAAGATCCATCTGCAGGACGGCGTCTTCATCACCGAGCACGACGTCCTGGAGGCGGGCAAGGCCATGGGTGCCATCCGCGCCGGGCACCGTACGCTAATAGAGGAAGTGGGCATCGACGACGAGGAGGTCAAGGCGATGTATTTGGCCGGCGCCTCGGGCACATATGTCGACCCGATCAAGGCGCAGACCGTGGGACTCGTTCCCCGAGTGCTCGAGCGCACCTACCAATGCGGCAACACCTCGCTCATGATGGCCTACGACCTGCTGGTGCAGGACGAGGCCTTGGACAAGATGCAGTCCGTGGCGGACGGCATGGCGGCCAAGCACATCATGTTCGCCACCAGCAAGGTGTTCGAGGACATCTATGTGAACGAAATAGCCTATTGGTTGGAGGGCATGCCAAGCGAATTGTTCAATAAATTGCTCAAGGACAAAGGCTATCGTCCGCTACCAGAGATAAAGAGGCCCAAGGAGACGCTCCGCATAGTCTCCTCTGACATACCGATCCTAGGGGACAAAGGGCTGAAGACATTGGAGCACGTGGGCGTCTATCTCTTGGCCGAGCCAGAGGGCTGCAAGGGCTGCAAGAAGTGCATGCGGGAGTGCCCGGAACGGGCGCTACGCATCGAAAGGACGGACGAGGGCAAGTTCCGCTTGCGCATCGCCACCGAGTACTGCCTGGGCACCGCCTGCAAGAAATGCGAGTCCGTCTGCCCCGAACAGGTCATGCGGTTCAGCGACCTCAAGATCGTCCGCCGGGAGGAGACGGCGTGA
- a CDS encoding MBL fold metallo-hydrolase produces MRIVTVVDNMCGTACQPSRLVRRLDRPDRHFVSEQGLSMLVETDNGHKVLVDAGGSEMVFTHNLKLIGLEPKDLTAVFVTHGHYDHVGGLSPIIEAGIPIYTHPKTFVGKRYSTAGEVKTDVSTPQTVIEKLGKAQLHFVSTSTEILPGVRISGEVPRVTDFEQTVNFLREEEGKVFEDQVSDEQALYVSTKRGLVIIAGCAHPGIVNMVTHAKKSTGSKIHMAIGGFHLSGSTQERVRKTMDQLKNLGVDRIAPMHCSGFEAMKMFSDRFVGFELMPAGSEIELG; encoded by the coding sequence GTGAGGATCGTCACCGTCGTCGACAACATGTGCGGGACCGCCTGCCAACCCTCACGATTGGTGCGCAGGCTGGACCGTCCAGACAGGCATTTCGTCTCCGAACAAGGACTTTCCATGCTGGTGGAGACGGACAACGGTCACAAGGTGCTGGTGGACGCCGGCGGGTCGGAGATGGTCTTCACCCACAACCTCAAGCTCATCGGTCTCGAGCCGAAGGACCTGACCGCCGTCTTCGTGACCCATGGCCACTATGACCATGTCGGCGGGCTCTCGCCGATCATAGAAGCGGGCATTCCTATCTATACTCACCCGAAGACCTTCGTGGGGAAGAGGTACTCCACGGCCGGAGAGGTCAAGACCGATGTCTCCACGCCGCAGACCGTCATCGAGAAATTGGGAAAAGCGCAGCTGCATTTCGTGAGCACTTCGACCGAGATCTTGCCGGGTGTGCGCATCTCGGGGGAAGTTCCTCGCGTCACCGACTTCGAGCAGACGGTCAACTTCCTAAGAGAGGAAGAGGGCAAGGTCTTCGAGGACCAGGTGTCGGACGAGCAAGCTCTCTACGTCTCCACCAAGCGTGGATTGGTGATCATCGCTGGTTGCGCTCACCCGGGGATAGTGAACATGGTCACCCACGCCAAGAAGTCCACCGGCAGCAAGATACACATGGCCATCGGCGGATTCCATCTCTCCGGCTCGACCCAGGAGAGGGTGCGCAAGACCATGGACCAGCTGAAGAACCTGGGCGTGGACCGCATCGCTCCCATGCACTGCTCCGGCTTCGAGGCCATGAAGATGTTCTCCGACAGGTTCGTCGGCTTCGAGCTCATGCCTGCGGGCAGCGAGATCGAGCTGGGCTGA